In one window of Ailuropoda melanoleuca isolate Jingjing unplaced genomic scaffold, ASM200744v2 unplaced-scaffold8310, whole genome shotgun sequence DNA:
- the LOC109488497 gene encoding olfactory receptor 7A17-like, with protein sequence MKADNDTHISEFLLLGLSNDPELQPLIFGLFLSMYLITVLGNLLIILAISFDSHLHTPMYFFLANLSFVDICFTSAIIPKMLVNVQAQSKVITYTGCISQICFSTLFAGWDNFLLAVMAYDRFVAICHPLHYTVIMNPRLCGLLVLVSWIMSVLNSLLQSLMVLRLSFCSEVEIPHFFCELHQMIQLACSDTFVNDTVLYVSAVLLAGGPLAGILYSYSKIISSIHRISSAQGKYKAFSTCASHLSVVSVFYCTVLGVYLSSAAPQSSHASAVASVMYTVVTPMLNPFIYSLRNRDIKEALMRFFRMAAIKGTSVLVVKKCP encoded by the coding sequence ATGAAAGCAGACAATGATACCCACATTTCggaatttcttcttctgggattatCAAATGATccagaactgcagcccctcatatttgggcttttcctctccatgtacctgatcactgtgcTTGGAAACCTGCTCATCATCCTGGCCATCAGCtttgactcccacctccacacccccatgtacttcttcctggccaacctgtcctttgtagacatctgtttcacctctgCAATCATCCCAAAGATGCTGGTGAATGTACAGGCACAGAGCAAAGTCATAACCTATACAGGATGCATCAGCCAGATCTGTTTTTCCACACTCTTTGCAGGCTGGGACAACTTTCTTCTggctgtgatggcctatgacaggtttgtggccatctgtcaccccctgcactacacggtCATCATGAACCCCCGGCTGTGTGGACTGctggttctggtgtcctggatcATGAGTGTCCTGAATTCCTTATTACAGAGCTTAATGGTGTTGCGGCTGTCCTTCTGTTCAGAGGTGGAAATCCCCCACTTCTTCTGTGAACTCCATCAGATGATCCAGCTTGCCTGTTCTGACACCTTTGTTAATGACACAGTGTTGTATGTTTCAGCTGTCCTGCTGGCTGGTGGTCCCCTTGCTGGGATCCTTTACTCTTACTCTAAGATTATTTCCTCCATACATAGGatctcatcagctcagggcaagtacaaagcattttccacctgtgcatctcacctctccGTTGTCTCTGTATTTTATTGCACAGTCCTgggagtgtaccttagctctgctgctccccagagctcccacgcaagtgcagtggcctcggtgatgtacacggtggtcacgcccatgctgaaccccttcatctacagcctgaggaacagagacataaaggagGCTCTAATGAGATTCTTCAGGATGGCAGCTATAAAAGGGACAAGTGTCCTGGTGGTGAAGAAGTGCCCTTGA